The proteins below come from a single Burkholderia humptydooensis genomic window:
- a CDS encoding MBL fold metallo-hydrolase, protein MNALEHQLDYPFADTLPEPGGFVEVAPGVRWLRMPLPFALDHINLWLLRDEIDGQAGWTIVDCGIASAQIKAHWERIFDAHLDGLPVLRVIVTHCHPDHFGLANWLCEGGARARWNVRLWMTLGEYLFGCLMAAGNGSNAGGPAAADHFARHGLADPAALDKLRNRSSYFADLVPAVPPRYRRLREGDALAIGAREWRVVTGYGHSPEHCALHCAADGVLISGDMVLPRISTNVSVFDLEPEANPLALYLDSLGRYEAMAEGTLVLPSHGKPFRGVRTRVAQLRAHHDARLAEVRAACRERPMSAADIVPIMFKRGGLDIHQMTFALGEAIAHLNLLWLAGELARDAGADGVIRFRHAG, encoded by the coding sequence ATGAACGCACTGGAACACCAACTCGATTACCCGTTCGCCGACACGCTGCCCGAGCCGGGCGGCTTCGTCGAGGTCGCGCCGGGCGTGCGCTGGTTGCGCATGCCGCTGCCGTTCGCGCTCGATCACATCAATCTCTGGCTGCTGCGCGACGAGATCGACGGGCAGGCGGGCTGGACGATCGTCGACTGCGGGATCGCGTCGGCGCAGATCAAGGCGCATTGGGAGCGGATCTTCGATGCGCACCTGGACGGGCTGCCCGTGCTGCGCGTGATCGTCACGCACTGCCATCCGGATCATTTCGGACTCGCGAACTGGCTGTGCGAAGGCGGCGCGCGCGCGCGCTGGAACGTGCGGCTGTGGATGACGCTCGGCGAATACCTGTTCGGCTGCCTGATGGCGGCCGGCAACGGCTCGAACGCCGGCGGGCCTGCAGCCGCCGACCATTTCGCGCGGCACGGCCTCGCCGATCCGGCCGCGCTCGACAAGCTGCGCAACCGCAGCAGCTACTTCGCGGACCTCGTGCCCGCCGTGCCGCCGCGCTACCGGCGGCTGCGCGAAGGCGACGCGCTCGCGATCGGTGCTCGCGAATGGCGGGTCGTCACGGGCTACGGCCATTCGCCCGAACATTGCGCGCTCCACTGCGCGGCCGACGGCGTGCTGATCTCTGGCGACATGGTGCTGCCGCGCATCTCGACGAATGTGTCGGTGTTCGATCTCGAGCCGGAGGCGAACCCGCTCGCGCTGTATCTGGACTCGCTCGGCCGCTACGAAGCGATGGCGGAGGGCACGCTCGTGCTGCCGTCGCACGGCAAGCCGTTCCGCGGCGTGAGGACGCGCGTCGCGCAGTTGCGCGCGCATCACGATGCGCGTCTGGCCGAAGTGCGCGCCGCCTGCCGCGAGCGGCCGATGAGCGCGGCCGATATCGTGCCGATCATGTTCAAGCGGGGCGGGCTCGACATTCATCAGATGACTTTCGCGCTCGGCGAGGCGATCGCGCACCTGAACCTGCTGTGGCTCGCAGGCGAGCTCGCGCGCGACGCGGGCGCGGACGGCGTGATCCGGTTCCGGCACGCGGGCTGA
- the aceK gene encoding bifunctional isocitrate dehydrogenase kinase/phosphatase: MNHFPKLLSSQIGFDVAQTILENFDRHYRIFREAAVEAKGLFERADWHGLQRLARERITSYDDRVRECVELLEDEYDAENIGNDVWPQIKLHYIGLLTSHRQPECAETFFNSVCCKILHRAYFNNDFIFVRPAISTEYIENDEPAAKPTYRAYYPGSEGLAATLERIVTNFQLNPPFEDLERDIACIMQAIHDEFGTFDEAVNFQIHVLSSLFYRNKTAYVVGRIINGDRVLPFAMPIRHVRAGLLALDTVLLRRDQLKIIFSFSHSYFLVDMNVPSAYVQFLRSVMPGKPKAEIYTSVGLQKQGKNLFYRDLLHHLSHSSDRFIIAPGIKGLVMLVFTLPSFPYVFKMIKDHFPPPKETTREQIMGKYLLVKRHDRLGRMADTLEYSSVALPLARLDDALVRELEKEVPSLIEYEGDNLVIKHLYIERRMVPLNLYLQNGSDAEIEHGVREYGNAVKELMQANIFPGDMLYKNFGVTRHGRVVFYDYDEIEYLTDCTIRRVPPPRNEEDEMSGEPWYTVGPHDIFPETYAPFLLGDPRVREHFIAHHADFFDPQLWQDSKDRLLRGELPDFFAYEPSLRFCIRYPERFAPGAAADDGKRAAA, from the coding sequence ATGAATCATTTTCCCAAACTGCTGTCCTCGCAGATCGGCTTCGACGTCGCGCAGACGATCCTCGAAAACTTCGATCGCCACTACCGGATCTTCCGCGAAGCGGCCGTCGAGGCAAAGGGCCTGTTCGAGCGCGCGGACTGGCACGGGCTGCAGCGGCTCGCGCGCGAGCGCATCACGTCGTACGACGACCGCGTGCGCGAATGCGTCGAGCTGCTCGAGGACGAATACGATGCGGAGAACATCGGCAACGACGTCTGGCCGCAGATCAAGCTGCATTACATCGGCCTGCTGACGTCGCACCGCCAGCCCGAATGCGCGGAGACGTTCTTCAATTCGGTGTGCTGCAAGATCCTGCATCGCGCGTACTTCAACAACGATTTCATCTTCGTGCGCCCGGCGATCTCGACCGAATACATCGAGAACGACGAGCCCGCCGCGAAGCCGACGTACCGCGCATACTATCCGGGCAGCGAGGGGCTCGCCGCGACGCTCGAGCGGATCGTCACGAACTTCCAGCTCAACCCGCCGTTCGAGGATCTCGAGCGCGACATCGCGTGCATCATGCAGGCGATTCACGACGAGTTCGGCACGTTCGACGAAGCGGTGAATTTCCAGATCCACGTGCTGTCGTCGCTGTTCTACCGGAACAAGACCGCGTACGTCGTCGGCCGCATCATCAACGGCGACCGCGTGCTGCCGTTCGCGATGCCGATCCGCCACGTGCGCGCGGGCCTTCTCGCGCTCGACACGGTGCTCCTGCGCCGCGATCAGTTGAAAATCATCTTCAGCTTCTCGCACTCGTACTTCCTCGTCGACATGAACGTGCCGTCCGCCTACGTGCAGTTCCTGCGCTCGGTCATGCCGGGCAAGCCGAAGGCGGAGATCTACACGTCGGTCGGCCTGCAGAAGCAGGGCAAGAACCTGTTCTATCGCGATCTGCTGCATCACCTGTCGCATTCGAGCGACCGCTTCATCATCGCGCCCGGCATCAAGGGCCTCGTGATGCTCGTGTTCACGCTGCCGTCGTTCCCGTACGTGTTCAAGATGATCAAGGATCACTTCCCGCCGCCGAAGGAGACGACGCGCGAGCAGATCATGGGCAAGTACCTGCTCGTCAAGCGCCACGACCGTCTCGGCCGGATGGCGGACACGCTCGAATACTCGAGCGTCGCGCTGCCGCTCGCGCGGCTCGACGACGCACTCGTGCGCGAGCTCGAAAAGGAAGTGCCGTCGCTGATCGAATACGAGGGCGACAACCTCGTCATCAAGCACCTGTACATCGAGCGCCGGATGGTGCCGCTCAACCTGTATCTGCAGAACGGCAGCGACGCCGAGATCGAGCACGGCGTGCGCGAATACGGCAACGCGGTGAAGGAGCTGATGCAGGCGAACATCTTCCCCGGCGACATGCTGTACAAGAACTTCGGCGTGACGCGCCACGGGCGCGTCGTGTTCTACGACTACGACGAGATCGAATATCTAACCGACTGCACCATTCGCCGCGTGCCGCCGCCGCGCAACGAGGAAGACGAGATGTCGGGCGAGCCGTGGTACACGGTCGGCCCGCACGACATCTTCCCGGAAACCTACGCGCCGTTCCTGCTCGGCGATCCGCGCGTGCGCGAGCACTTCATCGCGCATCACGCGGATTTCTTCGATCCGCAGCTCTGGCAGGACAGCAAGGACCGCCTGCTGCGCGGCGAGCTGCCCGATTTTTTCGCCTACGAGCCGTCGCTGCGCTTTTGCATCCGCTATCCGGAGCGCTTCGCGCCAGGCGCCGCGGCCGACGACGGCAAGCGCGCCGCCGCGTGA
- the can gene encoding carbonate dehydratase has translation MNTNDHPLSHLFDNNDAWVKRKLAVDPQYFSRLADQQAPEYLWIGCSDSRVPANQIIGLPPGEVFVHRNIANVVVHTDLNCLSVIQFAVDLLKVKHIMVVGHYGCSGVNAALHSRRVGLADNWLHHVQDVREKHAALLGEWPLGEARYRRLIELNAIEQVVNVCRTTIVNDAWARGQPITVHALVYGVHDGRMRNLGMAVSHPGQLDATYRRAVGALSAKGAHSADNDVVAADAAQLAGAADLIAQTIKETKHDGC, from the coding sequence ATGAACACGAACGACCATCCGCTCTCGCATCTGTTCGACAACAACGACGCCTGGGTCAAGCGCAAGCTCGCCGTCGATCCGCAATACTTCTCGCGCCTCGCCGACCAGCAGGCGCCCGAGTATCTGTGGATCGGCTGCTCCGATTCGCGCGTGCCCGCGAACCAGATCATCGGCCTGCCGCCGGGCGAGGTGTTCGTCCACCGCAACATCGCGAACGTCGTCGTGCACACCGATCTGAACTGCCTGTCGGTGATCCAGTTCGCGGTCGACCTGCTGAAGGTCAAGCACATCATGGTCGTCGGCCACTACGGCTGCTCGGGCGTGAACGCGGCGCTGCACAGCCGCCGCGTCGGGCTCGCGGACAACTGGCTGCATCACGTGCAGGACGTGCGCGAGAAGCACGCGGCGCTGCTCGGCGAATGGCCGCTCGGCGAAGCGCGCTATCGGCGCCTGATCGAGCTCAACGCGATCGAGCAGGTCGTCAACGTGTGCCGCACGACGATCGTGAACGACGCGTGGGCGCGCGGCCAGCCGATCACCGTGCACGCGCTCGTGTACGGCGTGCACGACGGCCGGATGCGCAACCTCGGGATGGCCGTGTCGCATCCCGGGCAACTCGATGCGACGTACCGCCGCGCAGTGGGCGCGCTCTCGGCAAAAGGCGCGCATTCGGCGGACAATGACGTCGTGGCGGCCGACGCGGCGCAGCTCGCCGGTGCGGCCGATCTCATTGCCCAAACCATCAAGGAGACGAAACATGACGGCTGTTGA
- a CDS encoding acetyl-CoA C-acetyltransferase — MTAVDQDPIVIASAARTPIAGFQGDFASLAAPQLGAAAIAAALERAGIKPEQIDEAVMGCVLPAGQGQAPARQAALGAKLPLSVGCTTVNKMCGSGMRAAMFAHDMLVAGSVDVIVAGGMESMTNAPYLLPKARAGMRMGHGQVLDHMFLDGLEDAYDKGRLMGTFAEECAGEYAFTREAQDAFAIESLARAKRANEDGSFAWEIAPVTVAGKKGDTVIARDEQPFKANPEKIPTLKPAFSKTGTVTAANSSSISDGAAALVMMRASTANRLGLAPLARVVGHSTFAQAPSKFTTAPVGAIRRLFDRNGWRAAEVDLYEINEAFAVVTMAAMKEHDLPHDKVNVNGGACALGHPIGASGARILVTLIGALRARGGKRGVASLCIGGGEATAMGIELI, encoded by the coding sequence ATGACGGCTGTTGATCAGGACCCGATCGTCATCGCGTCGGCGGCGCGCACGCCGATCGCGGGCTTTCAGGGCGACTTCGCGTCGCTCGCCGCGCCGCAACTGGGCGCGGCCGCGATCGCCGCGGCGCTCGAGCGCGCGGGCATCAAGCCCGAGCAGATCGACGAAGCGGTGATGGGCTGCGTGCTGCCCGCGGGGCAGGGACAGGCCCCGGCGCGGCAGGCGGCGCTCGGCGCGAAGCTGCCGCTTTCGGTCGGCTGCACGACGGTCAACAAGATGTGCGGCTCGGGCATGCGCGCGGCGATGTTCGCGCACGACATGCTTGTCGCGGGCTCGGTCGACGTGATCGTCGCGGGCGGCATGGAAAGCATGACGAACGCGCCGTACCTGCTGCCGAAGGCGCGCGCGGGCATGCGCATGGGCCACGGCCAGGTGCTCGACCACATGTTCCTCGACGGCCTGGAGGACGCCTACGACAAGGGCCGCCTGATGGGCACGTTCGCCGAGGAATGCGCGGGCGAATACGCGTTCACGCGGGAGGCGCAGGACGCGTTCGCGATCGAATCGCTCGCGCGCGCGAAGCGGGCGAACGAGGACGGCTCGTTCGCGTGGGAAATCGCGCCCGTGACGGTGGCCGGCAAGAAGGGCGACACGGTGATCGCGCGCGACGAGCAGCCGTTCAAGGCGAACCCCGAGAAGATCCCGACGCTCAAGCCCGCATTCAGCAAGACGGGCACCGTGACCGCCGCGAATTCGTCGTCGATCTCCGACGGCGCGGCCGCGCTCGTGATGATGCGCGCGTCGACGGCGAACCGGCTCGGGCTCGCGCCCCTCGCGCGCGTCGTCGGCCATTCGACGTTCGCGCAAGCGCCGTCGAAGTTCACGACGGCGCCCGTCGGCGCGATCCGGCGCCTGTTCGACAGGAACGGCTGGCGCGCGGCCGAGGTCGATCTGTACGAGATCAACGAGGCGTTCGCCGTCGTCACGATGGCGGCGATGAAGGAGCACGACCTGCCGCACGACAAGGTCAACGTGAACGGCGGCGCGTGCGCGCTCGGCCATCCGATCGGCGCGTCGGGCGCCCGCATCCTCGTCACGCTGATCGGCGCGCTGCGCGCGCGCGGCGGCAAGCGCGGCGTCGCGAGCCTGTGCATCGGCGGCGGCGAGGCGACCGCGATGGGCATCGAACTGATCTGA
- a CDS encoding SDR family oxidoreductase, protein MKTVLIVGASRGIGREFVGQYLHDGWRVIATARDAASLASLDVLGARALALDVAQPDDIAAFDARLGDTALDAAVVVSGVYGPRTAGVEPVGAEDFDAVMHTNVLGPMLLMPILLPLVEASRGVLAVLSSKMGSISEATGTTGWLYRASKAAVNDALRIASLQARHAACIALHPGWVRTDMGGAQAALDPQTSVAGMRRVIAQAAGDREHANGRFFQYDGVELGW, encoded by the coding sequence ATGAAGACCGTATTGATCGTCGGCGCATCGCGCGGCATCGGCCGCGAGTTCGTCGGCCAGTATCTGCATGACGGCTGGCGCGTGATCGCAACGGCGCGCGACGCGGCGTCGCTCGCGTCGCTCGATGTGCTCGGCGCGCGCGCGCTCGCGCTCGACGTCGCGCAGCCCGACGACATCGCGGCGTTCGACGCCCGGCTCGGCGACACCGCGCTCGACGCGGCCGTCGTCGTGTCGGGCGTGTACGGTCCGCGCACGGCGGGCGTCGAGCCCGTCGGCGCGGAGGACTTCGATGCGGTGATGCACACGAACGTGCTCGGCCCGATGCTGCTGATGCCGATCCTGCTGCCGCTCGTCGAGGCGAGCCGCGGTGTCCTCGCGGTGCTGTCGAGCAAGATGGGCAGCATCAGCGAGGCGACCGGCACGACAGGCTGGCTCTACCGCGCGAGCAAGGCAGCGGTGAACGACGCGCTGCGGATCGCGTCGCTGCAGGCGCGGCACGCGGCCTGCATCGCGCTGCATCCGGGCTGGGTGCGCACCGACATGGGCGGCGCGCAGGCCGCGCTCGATCCGCAGACGAGCGTCGCCGGCATGCGCCGCGTGATCGCGCAGGCGGCGGGCGACCGCGAACACGCGAACGGCCGCTTCTTTCAATACGACGGCGTCGAGCTCGGCTGGTGA
- a CDS encoding YchJ family protein, translating into MQAATNVSGRPLDCPCGGAAPGANANARAPRYADCCARLIDGHATAATALELMRSRYSAYVLGATDYLRATWDARTCPPDLDADAGRADAPRWLGLAIKRHVQLDDTHAEVEFVARYKIGGRAHRMHETSRFTRDAQGAWRYVDGDVSER; encoded by the coding sequence ATGCAAGCCGCGACGAACGTCTCCGGGCGCCCGCTCGATTGCCCGTGCGGCGGCGCCGCGCCCGGCGCGAATGCGAATGCGCGCGCGCCGCGCTACGCGGATTGCTGCGCACGCCTGATCGACGGGCACGCCACCGCCGCGACGGCGCTCGAGCTGATGCGCTCGCGCTATAGCGCATACGTACTTGGCGCAACCGACTACCTGCGCGCGACCTGGGACGCGCGCACCTGCCCGCCCGATCTCGACGCCGATGCCGGCCGCGCCGACGCGCCGCGCTGGCTCGGCCTCGCGATCAAGCGCCATGTGCAGCTCGACGATACGCACGCCGAAGTGGAATTCGTCGCGCGCTACAAAATCGGCGGCCGCGCGCACCGGATGCACGAAACGAGCCGGTTCACGCGCGACGCGCAAGGCGCGTGGCGTTACGTCGACGGCGATGTAAGCGAGCGCTGA
- a CDS encoding dienelactone hydrolase family protein, protein MAFGKVMTGWIAACVLSAAQAGTLASDVPSASAAAPRASGALANAERFDYGDSGLPPVAANLNETIIRIPVDAAGTITLEATVFKPDGPGPFPLVVFNHGKNPGDLRAQPRSRPLSFAREFVRRGYAVVAPNREGFAGSGGAYVQEGCDVERNGVAQARDVAATLGYMSKLPYVDAKHVVVAGTSHGGLVSLAYGTEAARGVRGIINFSGGLRQDLCEGWQKNLVNAFDTYGSRTHVPSLWLYGDNDSVWSPALVAQLRDAYMSHGASTLFVDFGRYKDDAHRIIVDRDGVPIWWPPVASFLAQLSLPTSVRYAVANPHEPKASGYAAIESVEAVPFIDDAGRAAYRRFLAQHPSRAFAVSSEGAWSWAEGGDDPMALALEGCRKQGAGACQLYAVDERVVWRDAGTQTADESTSAARALASR, encoded by the coding sequence ATGGCATTCGGCAAGGTGATGACGGGATGGATCGCGGCATGCGTGCTGTCGGCCGCTCAGGCCGGCACGCTTGCGTCCGACGTTCCGTCCGCGTCTGCCGCCGCGCCGCGCGCATCCGGCGCGCTCGCGAACGCCGAGCGCTTCGACTACGGCGATTCGGGCCTGCCGCCCGTCGCCGCGAATCTCAACGAAACGATCATCCGCATTCCGGTCGACGCGGCCGGCACGATCACGCTCGAGGCGACGGTGTTCAAGCCGGACGGCCCCGGCCCGTTCCCGCTCGTCGTCTTCAACCACGGCAAGAATCCCGGCGACCTGCGCGCGCAGCCGCGCAGCCGGCCGCTGTCGTTCGCGCGCGAGTTCGTGCGGCGCGGCTACGCGGTCGTCGCGCCGAACCGCGAAGGCTTCGCGGGCTCGGGCGGCGCGTACGTCCAGGAAGGCTGCGACGTCGAGCGCAACGGCGTCGCGCAGGCGCGCGACGTCGCCGCGACGCTCGGCTACATGTCGAAGCTGCCTTATGTCGACGCGAAGCACGTCGTGGTCGCGGGCACGTCGCACGGCGGGCTCGTGTCGCTCGCATACGGCACCGAGGCCGCGCGCGGCGTGCGCGGGATCATCAACTTCTCGGGCGGGCTGCGCCAGGATCTCTGCGAAGGCTGGCAGAAGAACCTCGTCAACGCGTTCGACACGTACGGCTCGCGCACGCACGTGCCCTCGCTGTGGCTGTACGGCGACAACGATTCGGTGTGGTCGCCCGCGCTCGTCGCGCAACTGCGCGACGCGTACATGTCGCACGGCGCAAGCACGCTCTTCGTCGATTTCGGCCGATACAAGGACGACGCGCACCGGATCATCGTCGATCGCGACGGCGTGCCGATCTGGTGGCCGCCCGTCGCGTCGTTCCTCGCGCAGTTGAGCCTGCCGACGTCGGTGCGCTACGCGGTCGCGAATCCGCACGAGCCGAAGGCGAGCGGCTATGCGGCGATCGAATCGGTCGAAGCGGTGCCCTTCATCGACGACGCCGGCCGCGCCGCGTATCGCCGCTTCCTCGCGCAGCATCCGAGCCGCGCGTTCGCGGTGTCGAGCGAAGGCGCATGGTCGTGGGCCGAAGGCGGCGACGATCCGATGGCGCTCGCGCTCGAAGGCTGCCGCAAGCAGGGCGCGGGGGCATGCCAGTTGTACGCGGTCGACGAGCGCGTCGTGTGGCGCGACGCGGGCACGCAAACGGCCGACGAATCGACGAGCGCGGCGCGCGCGCTCGCGAGCCGCTGA
- the bioA gene encoding adenosylmethionine--8-amino-7-oxononanoate transaminase, whose protein sequence is MSTHATDDWVARSLRAVWHPCTQMKHHERLPLIPVARGERAWLFDRAGNRYLDAISSWWVNLFGHANPRINAALKQQLDTLEHAMLAGCTHESAIELAERLAARTQHTLGHAFFASDGASAVEIALKMSFHTWRNRGRGDKREFVCIANGYHGETIGALGVTDVALFKDAYDPLIRTAHVVASPDARGARDGETAADVAARALGDVKRLFAERGEKIAALIVEPLVQCAAGFAMHDPSYVRGLRALCDAHDVHLIADEIAVGCGRTGTFFGCEQASVWPDFLCLSKGISGGYLPLSLVLSRDAIFDAFYDDDVTRGFLHSHSYTGNPLACRAAVATLDLFDEDDVLAENARKAALMRDALAPLASHPQVRHLRERGTIFAFDVALEGDAAQTFPRRFFGHALARETLLRPIGTTVYLMPPYILDDGEIEWLASRTRATLDATLSEAHA, encoded by the coding sequence TTGAGCACACACGCAACCGACGACTGGGTCGCGCGCAGCCTGCGCGCGGTCTGGCATCCCTGCACGCAGATGAAGCACCACGAGCGGCTGCCGCTCATTCCCGTCGCGCGCGGCGAACGCGCGTGGCTGTTCGATCGCGCGGGCAACCGCTATCTCGACGCGATCAGCTCGTGGTGGGTGAACCTGTTCGGCCACGCGAACCCGCGCATCAACGCGGCGCTGAAGCAGCAGCTCGACACGCTCGAGCACGCGATGCTCGCCGGCTGCACGCACGAAAGCGCGATCGAGCTCGCCGAGCGGCTCGCCGCGCGCACGCAGCACACGCTCGGCCATGCGTTCTTCGCGTCGGACGGTGCATCGGCCGTCGAGATCGCGCTGAAGATGAGCTTCCACACGTGGCGCAATCGCGGCCGCGGCGACAAGCGCGAATTCGTCTGCATCGCGAACGGTTATCACGGCGAGACGATCGGCGCGCTCGGCGTCACCGACGTCGCGCTGTTCAAGGACGCATACGATCCGCTGATTCGCACGGCGCACGTCGTCGCATCGCCGGACGCGCGCGGCGCGCGCGACGGCGAAACGGCGGCCGACGTCGCCGCGCGCGCGCTCGGCGACGTGAAGCGCCTGTTCGCCGAGCGCGGCGAGAAGATCGCCGCGCTGATCGTCGAGCCGCTCGTGCAATGCGCGGCGGGCTTCGCGATGCACGATCCGTCATACGTGCGCGGCCTGCGCGCGCTGTGCGACGCGCACGACGTGCATCTGATCGCCGACGAGATCGCGGTGGGTTGCGGGCGCACCGGCACGTTCTTCGGGTGCGAGCAGGCGAGCGTGTGGCCCGATTTCCTGTGCCTGTCGAAGGGCATCAGCGGCGGCTATCTGCCGCTGTCGCTCGTGCTGTCGCGCGACGCGATCTTCGACGCGTTCTACGACGACGACGTGACGCGCGGCTTCCTGCATTCGCATTCGTACACGGGCAATCCGCTCGCGTGCCGCGCGGCCGTCGCGACGCTCGATCTGTTCGACGAAGACGATGTGCTTGCCGAAAACGCGCGCAAGGCCGCGCTGATGCGCGACGCGCTCGCGCCGCTCGCGTCGCATCCGCAGGTACGCCACCTGCGCGAGCGCGGCACGATCTTCGCGTTCGACGTCGCGCTCGAAGGCGATGCGGCGCAGACGTTCCCGCGCCGCTTCTTCGGGCACGCGCTCGCGCGCGAGACGCTGCTGCGCCCGATCGGCACGACGGTCTATCTGATGCCGCCTTACATCCTCGACGACGGCGAGATCGAATGGCTCGCCTCGCGCACGCGCGCGACGCTCGACGCCACGCTTTCGGAGGCTCACGCATGA
- the bioF gene encoding 8-amino-7-oxononanoate synthase yields the protein MNLLATLERGLADIDAQGLRRRRRIADTACGAHMSVDGREIVGFASNDYLGLAAHPRLVEAFAEGARRYGSGSGGSHLLGGHSRAHAALEDELAAFSGGFSDAPRALYFSTGYMANLAALTALAGRGATIFSDALNHASLIDGARLSRANVQVYPHGDADALEMLLRACDAPAKLIVSDTVFSMGGDVAPLARLVALAEAHGAWLVVDDAHGFGVLGPQGRGALAAQGLRSPNLVCVGTLGKAAGVAGAFVVAHETVIEWLVQRARSYIFTTAAPPSVACAVSASLAIIAGDEGDARRAHLGALIERTRAILRATPWRPVDSHTAVQPLVIGSNEATLAAMAALDAQGLWVPAIRPPTVPAGTSRLRISLSAAHSFDDLARLEAALVTRVEAAA from the coding sequence ATGAATCTGCTCGCCACGCTCGAACGCGGCCTCGCCGACATCGACGCGCAAGGGCTGCGCCGCCGCCGCCGCATCGCGGACACCGCGTGCGGCGCGCACATGAGCGTCGACGGCCGCGAGATCGTCGGCTTCGCGAGCAACGACTATCTCGGGCTCGCCGCGCATCCGCGCCTCGTCGAAGCGTTCGCCGAAGGCGCGCGCCGCTACGGCTCGGGCAGCGGCGGCTCGCATCTGCTCGGCGGCCACTCGCGCGCGCACGCGGCGCTCGAGGACGAGCTCGCCGCGTTCTCGGGCGGCTTCTCCGATGCGCCGCGCGCGCTCTACTTCAGCACCGGCTACATGGCGAACCTCGCCGCGCTCACCGCGCTCGCGGGCCGCGGCGCGACGATCTTCTCCGACGCGCTCAATCATGCGTCGCTGATCGACGGCGCGCGGCTGTCGCGCGCGAACGTGCAGGTCTATCCGCACGGCGACGCCGACGCGCTCGAGATGCTCCTGCGCGCCTGCGACGCGCCGGCGAAGCTGATCGTCTCCGACACCGTGTTCAGCATGGGCGGCGACGTCGCGCCGCTCGCGCGCCTCGTCGCGCTCGCCGAGGCGCATGGCGCATGGCTCGTCGTCGACGACGCGCACGGCTTCGGCGTGCTCGGCCCGCAAGGCCGCGGCGCGCTCGCCGCGCAGGGGCTGCGCTCGCCGAACCTCGTCTGCGTCGGCACGCTCGGCAAGGCGGCGGGCGTCGCGGGCGCGTTCGTCGTCGCGCACGAGACCGTGATCGAATGGCTCGTGCAGCGCGCGCGCAGCTACATCTTCACGACGGCCGCGCCGCCGTCCGTCGCGTGCGCGGTGTCCGCGAGCCTCGCGATCATCGCGGGCGACGAAGGCGACGCGCGCCGCGCGCATCTCGGCGCGCTGATCGAGCGCACGCGCGCGATCCTGCGCGCGACGCCCTGGCGGCCGGTCGATTCGCACACGGCCGTGCAGCCGCTCGTGATCGGCAGCAACGAAGCGACGCTCGCCGCGATGGCCGCGCTCGACGCGCAGGGCCTGTGGGTGCCCGCGATCCGGCCGCCGACGGTGCCGGCCGGCACGTCGCGGCTGCGGATCTCGCTGTCGGCCGCGCATTCGTTCGACGATCTCGCGCGCCTCGAAGCGGCGCTCGTCACACGGGTCGAGGCCGCCGCATGA
- the bioD gene encoding dethiobiotin synthase, translating to MSAPLSLFVTGTDTGIGKTLVSAALLRGFARAGLRAAAMKPVAAGAYERDGVRRNEDADQLDAAANVALPPEIRTPFLLEAAAAPHIAAAREGVTLDIGMIVGAHRRACERVDVVVVEGVGGFRVPLTDARDTADLAVALGLPVVLVVGVRLGCISHALLTADAIAARGLAIAGWVANRVDPAMNFADDNVGTLRAWLEREHRAPLLGDIAHMSPPSPDAASKALDVNRLLHALRAAAPH from the coding sequence ATGAGTGCGCCGCTTTCGCTGTTCGTGACGGGCACCGATACCGGGATCGGCAAGACCCTGGTGTCGGCCGCGCTGCTGCGCGGCTTCGCGCGCGCTGGGCTGCGCGCGGCCGCGATGAAGCCGGTCGCCGCGGGCGCGTACGAGCGCGACGGCGTGCGGCGCAACGAAGACGCCGACCAGCTCGACGCGGCCGCGAACGTCGCGCTGCCCCCGGAAATCCGCACACCGTTCCTGCTGGAGGCGGCCGCCGCGCCGCACATCGCCGCCGCGCGCGAAGGCGTGACGCTCGACATCGGCATGATCGTCGGCGCGCATCGCCGCGCGTGCGAGAGGGTGGACGTTGTCGTCGTCGAAGGCGTCGGCGGCTTTCGCGTGCCGCTCACCGACGCGCGCGACACCGCCGATCTGGCGGTCGCGCTCGGCCTGCCGGTGGTGCTCGTCGTCGGCGTGCGGCTCGGCTGCATCAGCCACGCGCTCCTCACCGCCGACGCGATCGCCGCGCGCGGCCTCGCGATCGCCGGCTGGGTCGCGAACCGCGTCGATCCGGCGATGAACTTCGCCGACGACAACGTCGGCACGCTGCGCGCATGGCTCGAACGCGAGCACCGCGCGCCGCTTCTCGGCGACATCGCGCACATGAGCCCGCCGTCGCCCGACGCGGCGTCGAAGGCGCTCGACGTGAACCGCTTGCTGCATGCGCTGCGCGCGGCCGCGCCGCACTGA